Genomic DNA from Myxosarcina sp. GI1:
AGATTGACTTCTATACCAGCAAGGGAGATGTCAGTGTCGCCTCGCATACTAAATCCTGCTTTATCTAAACTCAGTGACAAATCTGAGTTGATATTACCCAATGAAGCGAAATTAAAACTTGCATAGGAACTAAGGTTAAGACCATTATCATCGATACTAAAAGAGCTTCCTAGAATTTCTCGACCCAACAAGACTATATTACTCGTACCCGAAGCATCAAATTGAGTAAAATCTAAACTTAAATCTACGTCTCGCAGAGCGAGAAGGTTGCCAAATCCTAGCTGCTCGATATCTAGGTTGTATTTAGTTCCGTTTTCGATACTGAAAGAGGCATCGGCAATTCGTTGATTGAGAATAGTTAGATCTACTTCGCCGCCACCGCTGAAAGTAATTATGTCAAGGAAAAAGTCATTAATATCAAGGGTAATTAATTTTCCTAAGTCGAGGTCTAGCTCTGTAATATCTATTCGGGTGGGAGTAATCGAGAAGTCTGTTTGAGCGACTTCTCGACCAAACATTTCTAAGCGTCCATCACCTCTAAGATAAGTTTCTAATAAACTTGCTTTAAATTCGAGGTTTAAGGTGTCGTCTGAAGAACCACTCAAGGTAAGTAAAGGTTGGTCTTCAAAGGCGATCGCGATTTCGGGAATGGTCAAACTACCTGCAAAACTGGTGTAATTAGCATTACTTTGTAACGACAATGCCGCACTTGCTCCGTAACCCGAAAATTCGGCATTGATGCCAAGTCCTCTATCTAAAGGAATTCCTGCAATATCTGTTTCAAAGGGGACAAACTGAACGATAGGATCTAGCTTGCCGTCTCCGTCGCCATCAGTAGATACAATTTTGGCGTTAACAATTTTATCTATAAAAGCAATAGTCTCATCGATAACTTGACTATCAACGGCACTGATAAAGGGCGATACTGGACCTGTAAATAGCTGGGTCAAGCCAACAGGCTCATAGATTGTGAAGCTTCCTGCAATATCGGTGGGATTATCGATATCGACTTTCAAAGCCAAATCGACATCGATTGTACCCCAACGGAAGTTGGTAATAAAGCCAAGATTGTCGGGTCTGGGAACTGGAGTCGGAACGGGCGCACCTGCTGCTATAGGTAGTGGAACTATTTGAATAGCACCACCTAACTCCATAGCGAAAGTACGAATTTCTGTATCGGGAATGCCAAAGACATTTGACCAGGTTTCCCCAGTTTTCAGGCTGTAGAAGCCTGTAAAGGTGGGGGCTTGAGATATCAGGTTAATGCCAACAGTCAGACCACCATCTAACCGCAATAAGGGTTCGTTGACTTGGAAAGGATCGTATCCCTCTAAAGTGACACCACCCCCGATAGTAAAACCATAGTCTTGAGCGACAAAATCGGCATCTACCCCTAAATTGAGTTCTTTTAGGGTTAATTTCAGATCGCCGATAGGTATAATATTGCCAATCGGAATCAAAGGAATGTCAAGAATCGCTTTTCCAGTTAAGCTCAAACTATTTTCAGGGTCTATTCCCATATGAGCGGCTAACGAATCTATACCCAAGTATTCGTTGATGAACTGACCGATTATACCTTCAGCTTGAGTAAAATCTATTTGCCCGAGTAAGTTAACACCTTTTACCATAGTTAATTCACCTATAGTTTCCAGGGTTCTCACTTCAGTTTTATCGGTCATGAATAATTCTGCTTGATTTATTTTGATTCCACCAAATAATGGATCTATTCCCAAGAAACCAAAATCAAGTTCTGGTAATTCAAACCCAAAGCTGGTCTTTTCTTCTGAGAAGGTAAATGATAATTTATTGCCGTTAAGGGCAGAACTCAAATAAATTTCGGTAACGCCATTTTCATTGAAAATACCAAATTCCTGAGTACTATTGATAACAAGTTGTTCGCTACCAAAAATAACAGTAGCAAGGGTATCAATAATATCTTCAACTGCTTTTATCGAGCCGCCAAAACTGAATATTTTACCAAAGTCAATTACTAGCTCGTCTTGATAGGCTAATAACATTCCATCGTCAGAAAGATTTACACTTACAATACCAATTTCACTCAATCGATCTTTAATACTCGAAGGTACATCAATGCCAAGAGAATCAATAAATGAAGTAAGGAAGCTAGCAGCATCTATTTCAGGAATTAATAATTCAAAGGTAGTTTCATCTCCATCTTTGCCAAGAGTTAGACTAGGATTGCTTACTGCCAATGTTGGTAAATCTAAATTAATTCCCAATGCAATAGCAATGCTTTCTAAAACTGTATCGACTCTTAACGTATCTCGATAATAAAGCTGGAATGAATCGTCGGTAAGGATTAACTGTAAATCACCTGCGATCGCCTCGATAAAGCGATCGATAAATTCAGGCAGACTTAATGAATCAAACAAATTAACAATAGTTTCTTGAGAAACTTTATTGATATCTAATTCATAATCGACAATTTCTTGTTGGTTATTTAGCTCTAGTGCAACGTCAAATCCTTCAATATTAAAGGCAAATTCATCAGGTAAAGCAATTAATCCTGTTTGATTGATTAATACCCTGACTAGAGCTAAAACATCAATTGTTCCGTCATAACTTAGTTCGTATTTATTATTGGCTGTTTGATTGTAGGTTAGTAAATTGTCATCGATCGCAAAATCTAAATCTAAATCAATTTCATTTGTTTCTAAGTTCCTATCTACTGCTAGATCTAAACCATTAAACCCTAATACCGTATCGACAACTCCAACTTCGCTACCATCAATGGTGTCAACTATCCCGCCAATTAATTTGTAACCAAAGGAATTAGGATCGCTGATGCCAAACATGGCAGCTAAATCTAGACCGCTATCGGTGTTACTAACTGCTCCGATACTGATGTCAGTAATTTCTTGAGTTGCAGTTTTAGTATAATCAACTGCGAAACCTTCAACATTAAGAGCAAATTCATCGGGTAAACTAATCAATCCTGTTTCATTAACTAAGACTTTAAGGATTGCTAAGACATCAATTGTTCCGTCATAGCTAATACTGTATCCATCATCTTTTTGTAAATATGTAAACTGACTTTCATCTATAGTTAAGCCTAAGTTTATATCACTGCCGTCGAGTATTTGTAAATCTAAACCGTTAAATCCTAATACCGTATCGACAACTCCAACTTCACTACCGTCAATGGTGTCAACTATTCCGCCAATAAATTTGTAACCGAAGGAATCGGTATCTGTAATACCGAACATAGCAGCTAAATCTAATCCATCATTGGTATTACTAACTGCTCCAAAGTTTTTTCGGCATTATTTTGGAAAGATCTAACGCTAAAACCATTAACATTGAGAGCAAATTCATCAGGAACATCAAATAAATTTATTTCTTGTCCTGCAAATCTAATCAAAGCAAAGACATCGATTGTGCCGTCATAACTTAGTTCAAAATTATCTTTACTTTGCTCCCAAACAAATTTGTTTCTTCCCGTATCGATATTTAAACCAATACTTTGCTCTCCAGTTTCTTTGTCTTTGGCAAAGTTAAAGTCCGCGCCGTCAAGGTTAATAATCGGTTCGGTTATTTCCGCTCCCGTACCTGCAATCGTATTAACAATTGCCATTACCAAACGATAGTCAAAGGAATTAATATCGGTAATGCCAAACATGGCAGCTAGGTCGATACCAGAGTCACCATTGCTTACTTCACCGAAGGAAAGATTAAATTTTTCTTCTGTTTCTGTCTCGGTAAAGCCAATATCAAAAGTATCGACGTTGAGGGCGAAGGTTTCGGGTAAATTAAATAGTCCCGTACTGTTGGCTAACACTCTTACTAGTGCTAAGGCATCAGTCGTACCATCGTAACTGAGTTGCCAGCCGTCAGAATTTTGATTCCAAGTTAATAAATTTTCGTCAAGATTAAGATTAAAGGCAATACTTCGAGCAGTTTCGTCTATCTCGGTTGTTTCGGGGTTGTCACGGTCGTTAGTAAGAATTAAATCTAAACCATTAAAGGCAATTTCAGTATCGCTGACCCCAATTTCATTACCGTCAATAGTGTTAACAAAACCTTCGATTAATTGATAGCCAACCGATGTAGTATCGGTCAAACCGAGCATTTTAGCTATGTCTAGTCCCGATTCAGTATTACTAATACCGCCGACATTAAGTTCTAAGACATCTTGAAATTCTGATTCGGTATAGCTAGTACCAAATCCATTAATATTGAAAGCATATTCTTCTGGTAGAGTGTTTGGCGCAATGCCGTTAATAAATCCTCTACTCAAAGCTAGAAGATCGATCGTGCCATCGTAGCTTACCGACCAACCATCGGGACTTTGGCTCCAGATGAAATTGTTATCGTCTATGCCAAGATCGAACTCGATATTTTTAGAACTGGTGGGAGTTTCTGTATTAATAGTGTAGACTTCGTCCATACTGAAATCTAAACTACTAATATTCAAAGTCGTGTCGTCAACGCCGACTTCACTTCCATCGACAGTATCGACTAACCCAGAAATTAACTGATAACCAAAAGAATTAGTGTCTTTAATGCCAAATAATTTAGCTAAATCTAGTCCCGATTCGCCATTTCTAATTGCACCTATACCAAAATTAAAGGTTTCGGTAACTTCTTTTTCGGCATCATCCTGTAAGAAACTAGGTAAATCTCGATCTAATAGGGTTTTTTCTTTAGAAAAGTCAATATAAAACCCATCGACATTAAAAGAGAAATCTTGAGGAATAGTAAATAGATTCGTCGAGTTAACTAAACCTCGAAGCATTGCCAGAGTATCTATGGTGCCGTCGTAGCTAATCTCATAGCTATTAGGACTTTGTTTCCAAACGAAATCATTATCATCTATACCGATGTTAAGACTGTAATCGGTTTCGTTTTCGTTTTGCAGACTTAAAAGATCGTATCGGCGATTCATCTCAAAACTGAGATCGTTCAAGTCTAAAGTAGTGTCGGTAACTCCTATCTCTGTGCCATCAATAGTATCGACAATTCCGCCGATTATTTGATACATAAAGGAATCTGACTGGATGCCAAACATGGCAGCTAAATCTAATCCCTCGCTGGTATTGCTAATTTGACCTACGCTCAAAGCTAATGTTTCTGACGGATTGACACCAGTTTCTTCGGTATAGCTAACCTCAAAATCTTCTACTGCCAGAGAAACTTCTGGAGGCAAGTTAACCAAATCGGTCGAGTTTAGTAAATCTCTAATTAGAGCTACGATATCAACCGTGCCGTCATAACCAAAGTTGTAGTTATTGTAGGAATTATCTCCCGAAAATCCTCTACCGATATTAAACTTGGCATCGTTAATACCAATACTAAAGGTGAGATTGTCTTCACTTTCATTTAAAACCGTATCGGGATTATCTAAAATCGAATCGACAGTTAAACCGACTCCTGTAAAAGGCGAATTTTGAGTTGTGTCGCCGTCGGAATTTGTATCTCCACCGCTTTGATTCAAGCCATCGATTAACGAATTTCCGAGTCCAGTACTATCGACTACACCCAAAACACCTCTAATAGTCTCGGCAATTAGAGGAGTATCTTCTATTCCCAATAATTCTTCTAATCCCAATCCCGTCTCGCTATCAGTCAGGCGATCGAATATTTCAGTTAGAGTTGTCGCATCATCTAGATTTAAAATTTCTGCCAGGTTAGAAGTACTTTCTTGAATACCAAACTCTTCATTGGCAAGTTGCCCGATTCCCATCGCCAAATCGACGTTTTCAGCTTGTTTTTGAAATCCTAAATTAAATCCATTAATTTGGTTGAGGTTTACAGTTAAATCTGGTAACAGATTGTATAAACCATCGTTAACTAAAACTCTAACAATGGATAAAAATTCTTCTAGACTGTCAAAATTACCATCCAGTAAATCGTTGTAGTTAGCTCTGTCTTTAAAGGAATCGGGAGTTAAAATACCATCGTCAAAGAAAAATTGCTCGACTCCGTTTACAGTCTTGACTTGGTTATTATTATCCGTAATCAGAATAATATTGCTTAGTTGGGAATAATTATAATCTTCGGTCGTGTCAGCCAAGACCAAAGTATCATCACCATCGCCACCAAGAATAGTATCGTTGCCTGTAGTAACTTCTAAGCCTTCGGTAACATCAATTAAATCGTTACCAGCACCAGCATCTAGATTGTTATCGTTACTATCGCCGATAATAATATCGTTACCGCTACCGCTAACAAATTCTTCAATATTGGAGAATTGTTCGACAATTTCACTGCTATTTCTAGTAATGCGATTGCGGTTTAGATCTATCTTGAGATTATCTGTTTCACTGCTTAAATCTAAGGTATCGCGACCTTCTCCACCATCAAAGTAATCTACCCCTGCATCGTTAATAAGTAAGTCATCACCTTTTCCACCAATTAAGGTATCGTCACCTTCTCCACCAATTAAAGTATCGTTATTAATTGTCGGATTTTCTTCTGTCTCTTCTTCACTAGAAGTAGCATTGTCCTCGCCGAAAAGATAATCGTTGCCAGTACCACCTTCCAGACTGTCGCTGCCAGTACCACCTTCTAGAGTATCATCACCTACATTACCAACTAGAGTATCGCGATCGCTTCCACCAGCAAGATAATCATTACCTTCGTTACCTTCAAGGCTGTCGTCATTGTCACCACCAGCTATAATATCATCCCCTAAATTACCGATGAGGAGATCGTTTCCGCTACCGCCTTCAATATTATCGTTACCCGCTTCACCTTCGATAGAATCTACGCCATCGCCACCATAAATATTATCGTTACCTTCTCCGCCTAAGATACTGTCGTTACCACTACCACCGTAAATGATATCGCTAGCACCATAGCCATAAATGGTGTCATCTCCAGCACCACCATCTAAAGTATCGGAAAATCCTTCAGTTTCAGGAGCGTCACCAGTAATGAGGTCATCGCCCTCTCCACCAAGAATTATGTCGGCTTCAGAGTTACCATCAATGGTATCGTTACCCTGACTGCCAGAAAGAACATCCTTTCCTTCATTACCAGAGATTACATCATCTCCTTCGCCACCAGCGATCGTGTCATATCCTAAATTACCTTGAATCGAATCATTTCCTTCGCCACCAGTAATTACATCGTCACCTTCACCACCAGAGATTGTATCGTTTCCTTCATCGCCAGCAATGACATCATTTCCTGAATTACCTTCTAGAGAATCATCTCCTTCACCACCAGAGATCGTATCGTCGTTGTTATTACCAGCAATTACATCATTTCCTTCATCGCCAGCAATGACATCATTTCCATCACTTCCGCGTATCGTGTCATTATCGTTTCCACCAGAGATCGTGTCGTTTCCTTCAAATCCGTCTAGATAATCTCTGCCATCTTCGCCTAAGAGGGTATCGTTCCCCCCATCACCATGAATCGAGTCTTCGCCGCTACCGCCGAGGATTAAATCGTCATCTGCATAACCGTAAAGAGAGTCATTGCCACCTTCACCCAACAGAGAATCATTGCCATTTCCACCAATAATGCGATCGTTGTCACTACCTCCAAGTAAGGAATCATTATCGTTGCCACCATCTATCTCATCTCGACCATCACCGCCAGTAATTGTGTCGTTTCCACCCAAACCTTTAATTGTATCGTCACCGCCGCCGCCGTCAAATTCGTCGGGGTCATCAAAATCATTATCAAGCTCGTCATATTCGCTATCATTATCTGGACCAAATATGAAGGAAAAGGCTTCTCCGACGAAATTGCCGATCGCTGAAAATGCGCCTCCTACAGCATCAAATACCGCTCCTATTGCTTCACCAACAGCCTCAAATGCTGCCAGTACGGGGTCGAGAATTTCGGCAATCATTTCTGGGATGGTTTTATCTAGCTGAACTTCGATTTCATATTCAACGTCCCAGAAGACAAAAGCAAAGCTATAGTTAGAGGTAGTTTCAGTACTACTTAGTCCGATATTTACCCCAATTTTAATATCGCCTACAACGGGCAAGGACATATCTACGCCCCAAAATGTGTCGATATCTAAAGCTTCATCTTGGTATTCTGCATCAACCGAAGCCAGAGTAGCACCTAATACTACCAACTCTCCTTCAGCATCAAACTCCGAAGAATTAAAGTCGATATAAAGTTCGGGAATTTGGATGCTGGCAATATCGCCAAAACCTAAAACAACATCTTGAGCATTGAATATATCATCGGCATATTCAATATCAATACTGGACATAGTTTGTCCTAAAATCTCAAATCCTGCATTGGCTTTAAACGCAGGTTCGTTAGTCTCTAAACCAGTGAGCGATAACTCTTCAACTTCAAAGCTAGCAATTCCTAGATCTAAGTTAACATTGTCAATTACAATTCCATCTGGGTTAATTGCCATCGCAGCACTAGCCACTTCCTGACCCAATAAGACTAACGAACCTTCCGCAGAAGCAGATGGTTCTTCAAAATCAAGGGTTAAATTGACATCTTGGAAAGCTAGAAAATCGCCAAATCCTAATTGATTGACGTTTAACTCGAAGTAACTACCATTTTCGATGGTGAAATCGACATCAGCTAAAGATTGACCGAAGAAAGTTAAGGCTGCTGCACCACTGCCACTATAGGTATTAAAGTTGAGGTAAAAATTATCAACGTCGAGAGTAATAACCTCAAATAAATTGATATCAAAATCTTGGATATTAATCTCTTCTGTACCGATAGAAAAGGCAGCATTAGCTACTTGAGTTCCTAATATTGATAGACTTCCATCACCTCTAAGATAGATTTCTTCGGTAGAAATTTTAAACTCTAAATCTAAGCTACTATTAGCCAAATTCGGATCGTCTAGAGTTTTGTCTGTATCGTCAGCATTGGGATCATAGCCTCCTAAAGTAAGAATATTAAAGTCACCAATATCAAAACTGATTTCGGGAATTTGCAAACTACCTTCAAAGCTCGTATAGTCAGGAGAGGCTTGGAGGTCTAATCGTGCAGCAGCACCCCAAGCTGTAATTTCTGCATTAATTTCAAACCCTTCTTCAATTACATTTCCCGCAATTTCGGTTGCAAAGGGAACGTACTTAATTAAAGGGTCTAATTTTCCATCTTTATCCCTATCAAAAGAGACAACTTCGAGATCGATAATTGAATCGAGCAATTCTAATCCATCGGTAACGATTCCTAAGTCTCCTATGAAAGGTGAAGCGGGTACTGTCCATAGTTCGATTAAGGATACAGATTCATTTAAAGTGAGAAGTACGGCGTTTTGTAAAGGGTTTGTAGGATTATAGGTAAAAGCAAAATCAACATTTATTGCACCCCATTTTAAATCGGCTAAAAATCCAATAGTAGAAGAAGGAGGGGTATAGATTGTTTCTAGTTGGAAAGCTAAAGTTCTAATTTCTGTATCGGGAATGCCAAAAGGATTTATCCAGGGACTTTCAGGTTCGAGAGCAAAAGAAGCGATTGAAGATTGAGTATCTAAGGCTAAAGCACCCGCTAAAGACAAGGTTGGTTCGTTCTCTTGAAAAGGATCGTATCCCGATAAAGCCAAAATTGCTTCTATTGTAAATTTAGGTGATAGCTCCGAACCTATTAGAAAACCGAGAGCAATTTCATTAAGCTTTAAGTTCAAATCCTCTGCTGAATCGCCCAATGAAAGCAGCGAAATATTACCGTCAACTTTTCCTTTAAAACCAACTCCGTCATCAGCACCAATTCCCAGAGCAACGTCTAAGTTATCTATGCCTAAATCATTGTTAATATATTTGATAACTTCAGATTCGCTATTGGTGAAATTTAATTGACCAATTAAATTGACACCTTTTACTAAATCTATACTGCCTAAACCTTCGTAATCGACAGTTTCATCGGCTTCAGCTATTAGCAGATCGACATTATCTAACTTGAAGTCTTTTAAAATGGCAATATCTGGTGCGATAGTAGCAAAATCAAGCTCGCCTATTTCATAACCAAAAGTAGTGTTGCGATCGCTATAATCTAGGCTGATTTCTTTGTCATTTAGGAGCGAAACTAAACTCAGAACAGTTTTGTTATTTTCTTCAGTTATGCCAAACTGCGACTGAGAAAAGGTTATCTCCTCGGTTCCTAAGAATCTGGTAACAATTTCATCGATAATATCTTCGACAAAGGGAATGCCGCCATCTCCACTAAGGATATTGCCTAGATCGATAGTAATATCATCTTGATAGGATAAAATAATTCCTTCATTAGATAAAACTAAACTGACATCGCCAACATTACTAAGTTTGTTTTTGGTTTCATCGGATAAACCCGCACCAACAAGATCGGCTAGAAAAGTGATGATTTCACCAGGAGCGACTGATTCAATTGCTACTTCATAGATGCGTTCTTGTAGTTCATTTTTAGTTATTAGGATATTGGCATTATTAACAGATAGTGGTTCTAGTTGTGTATCTAAGCCGAATCCTGAAAGAATGCTAGCGATAATGCCACTAATATCTAATGTTCCCTGATAGTTAAAACCAACAGCATCCGAACCTATATTAAACTCAAGATCTGCTGCGATCGCATCTACAAAACTATTAATAAAATCGGGAACTTCTAAAGATTCAAATAAATTGACAATACTTGTTTTTGGTACATTGACAAATAGATCGTATTCTACAATTTTATTAGTTATTTCATCTTTAGTTAGATCGACCTCAAACCCATCAACATCGAAAGCTAGATTGTCAGGTAAATCTATAATTCCTGTTTGGTCTACCAATACTTTAAGTAAAGCCAAAGCATTAACTACACCGTCATAACTAACTTTAGTTTTTACTGATTCCTGACTATAAACAAACTGGTTTTCATCTATATCGAGGGTTAAATCCAAACTGCTAGCAGTTTCATCTATATCTCTTGTTTCTGGGTCGTTAGATATTTCAATAGTTTGATACTCTAAACCGTTAAGAGCTAAAACTGTATCTATTTCACCCTCAATATTATCTTTGTCACCATCGATTGTATCGACTAATCCGCCAATTAATTTATAAGTAAAAGTCTCATTATCTGCTGCCGTTAATCCAAAGAAAGAAGCTAAATCTAATCCGTCTTCTCCATTACTTACCTCACCAATAGTTAAATTGGTAGTTGTTTCAAATTCTTCTTTAGTAGTACTAAAGTCAAAACCGCTAACATTCAAACTAAATTCATCTGGTAGCTCGACTAATCCAGTGTTGTTAGCTAGGGTTCTAATGATTGCTAAAACATCGATGCTGCCACCATAGGAGAATGAGTAGCCTGAATCGCTCTGGCTATAGACCAAGTCTTGCTCGACCCCATCCTCATCCTCAATCTTCAAACCGAAGTCTAAACTTTGAATCTCTGATTCATTAATATCTGTTGTTGTGGGGTCATCCAGTGTACTTTCGCTGCGATAAGAAATATCGCTAATCTTTAACACCGTATCGACAGAAGAGGAATCAATTGTTTGAGCAATGGCTTGGACTAACTTGTAGCTTCCTGAATCTGGCGGAGGATTACCAAATAAAGAGGCGAGTCTTAATCCCTCTTCGCCGTTACTGAGACTATCGATAGTCAGGTTAACAGTTTCAAGCTCTGCATCTTCATCGATAGTAGTACTAAAGTCAAAACCGCTAACATTCAAACTAAATTCATCTGGTAGCTCGACCAATCCAGTATTGTTAGCTAGGGTTCTGATGATTGCTAAAACATCGATGCTGCCACCATAGGAGAATGAGTAGCCCGAATCGCTCTGGCTATAGACCAAGTCTTGCTCGACCCCATCCTCATCCTCAATCTTCAAACCGAAGTCTAAACTTTGAATCTCTGATTCATTAATATCTGTTGTTGTGGGGTCATCCAGTGTACTTTCGCTGCGATAAGAAATATCGCTAATCTTTAACACCGTATCGACCGAAGAGGAATCAATTGTTTGGGCAATGGCTTGGACTAACTTGTAGCTTCCTGAATTGGGATCGGTTATGCCGAATAGTGCGGCTAGGTTTAATCCCTCATCACTATTACTCAAACTATCGATAGTAAGATTGACAGTCTCAAGGTCGGCATCTTCGTCAAAAGTCGAACTGAGATTAAAACCACTGACATTTAAACTAAATCCTTCTGGTAGTTCGACAATTCCTGTTTCGTTAGCCAGGGTTCTAATCAGTGCC
This window encodes:
- a CDS encoding cadherin domain-containing protein; translation: MTLNNATFNGNEVAGGEGGNSNAVTDDGQGLGGAIFALNTLDNGNGNNLGMPDSLPTVTVNGITYTNNIAPNDAGTATDNDDYYGVAPNVSPSITSNNTANLDENTTEVITVTADDPDGDVVTYSISGGNDNTLFSIDSDTGVLSFNTAPDYENPGDNDSDNVYEVEVTVSDGSASQTQNLLVTVSNANETPAIVSSDTVNLEENTTEVITVTADDPDGDSLNYSISGGSDNSLFSIDSDTGVLSFNTAPDYENPGDNNSDNVYEVEVTVSDDDLTKTQNLLITVDNVNELSIASNKTVDFYGDTNEVIAVTAEEPDVGDIVTYSISGGVDSNLFSIDPDSGILIFNTIPDYENPSDSDLDNVYEVEVTVSDGDLTKTQNLIITAKDPDSVLTPVIDLDDSENIIAGNVFDNPSVGIAANSSNPNNDTITYSLLDDFNGAFAIDSDTGVVTLADPLALNYGVGQEYNITVEASDGVTTVSNDFVITPDTVSILSSLINRDNLIQLTNEFLSLIPEFTLNYSEIAENLLEKLEISIDSFLGGEIELDLANTLGYTNTESTEYKLLGAIVDTIDGTEEGVTDTTLNIQGLSYSSESTPDDLTTPEIYDPITQSVDFAVTVNEQDFIYSKDETGYQLSYGGSVDVLALIRTLANETGIVELPEGFSLNVSGFNLSSTFDEETDTETLNLSIESLNNGETGLNLAALFGISDTNSTNYKLIEAVASTIDSNSVDTVLNIQGLSYSSESTPDDLTTPEIYDPITQSVDFAVTINEQDFIYSKDETGYQLSYGGSVDVLALIRTLANETGIVELPEGFSLNVSGFNLSSTFDEDADLETVNLTIDSLSNSDEGLNLAALFGITDPNSGSYKLVQAIAQTIDSSSVDTVLKISDISYRSESTLDDPTTTDINESEIQSLDFGLKIEDEDGVEQDLVYSQSDSGYSFSYGGSIDVLAIIRTLANNTGLVELPDEFSLNVSGFDFSTTIDEDAELETVNLTIDSLSNGEEGLRLASLFGNPPPDSGSYKLVQAIAQTIDSSSVDTVLKISDISYRSESTLDDPTTTDINESEIQSLDFGLKIEDEDGVEQDLVYSQSDSGYSFSYGGSIDVLAIIRTLANNTGLVELPDEFSLNVSGFDFSTTKEEFETTTNLTIGEVSNGEDGLDLASFFGLTAADNETFTYKLIGGLVDTIDGDKDNIEGEIDTVLALNGLEYQTIEISNDPETRDIDETASSLDLTLDIDENQFVYSQESVKTKVSYDGVVNALALLKVLVDQTGIIDLPDNLAFDVDGFEVDLTKDEITNKIVEYDLFVNVPKTSIVNLFESLEVPDFINSFVDAIAADLEFNIGSDAVGFNYQGTLDISGIIASILSGFGLDTQLEPLSVNNANILITKNELQERIYEVAIESVAPGEIITFLADLVGAGLSDETKNKLSNVGDVSLVLSNEGIILSYQDDITIDLGNILSGDGGIPFVEDIIDEIVTRFLGTEEITFSQSQFGITEENNKTVLSLVSLLNDKEISLDYSDRNTTFGYEIGELDFATIAPDIAILKDFKLDNVDLLIAEADETVDYEGLGSIDLVKGVNLIGQLNFTNSESEVIKYINNDLGIDNLDVALGIGADDGVGFKGKVDGNISLLSLGDSAEDLNLKLNEIALGFLIGSELSPKFTIEAILALSGYDPFQENEPTLSLAGALALDTQSSIASFALEPESPWINPFGIPDTEIRTLAFQLETIYTPPSSTIGFLADLKWGAINVDFAFTYNPTNPLQNAVLLTLNESVSLIELWTVPASPFIGDLGIVTDGLELLDSIIDLEVVSFDRDKDGKLDPLIKYVPFATEIAGNVIEEGFEINAEITAWGAAARLDLQASPDYTSFEGSLQIPEISFDIGDFNILTLGGYDPNADDTDKTLDDPNLANSSLDLEFKISTEEIYLRGDGSLSILGTQVANAAFSIGTEEINIQDFDINLFEVITLDVDNFYLNFNTYSGSGAAALTFFGQSLADVDFTIENGSYFELNVNQLGFGDFLAFQDVNLTLDFEEPSASAEGSLVLLGQEVASAAMAINPDGIVIDNVNLDLGIASFEVEELSLTGLETNEPAFKANAGFEILGQTMSSIDIEYADDIFNAQDVVLGFGDIASIQIPELYIDFNSSEFDAEGELVVLGATLASVDAEYQDEALDIDTFWGVDMSLPVVGDIKIGVNIGLSSTETTSNYSFAFVFWDVEYEIEVQLDKTIPEMIAEILDPVLAAFEAVGEAIGAVFDAVGGAFSAIGNFVGEAFSFIFGPDNDSEYDELDNDFDDPDEFDGGGGDDTIKGLGGNDTITGGDGRDEIDGGNDNDSLLGGSDNDRIIGGNGNDSLLGEGGNDSLYGYADDDLILGGSGEDSIHGDGGNDTLLGEDGRDYLDGFEGNDTISGGNDNDTIRGSDGNDVIAGDEGNDVIAGNNNDDTISGGEGDDSLEGNSGNDVIAGDEGNDTISGGEGDDVITGGEGNDSIQGNLGYDTIAGGEGDDVISGNEGKDVLSGSQGNDTIDGNSEADIILGGEGDDLITGDAPETEGFSDTLDGGAGDDTIYGYGASDIIYGGSGNDSILGGEGNDNIYGGDGVDSIEGEAGNDNIEGGSGNDLLIGNLGDDIIAGGDNDDSLEGNEGNDYLAGGSDRDTLVGNVGDDTLEGGTGSDSLEGGTGNDYLFGEDNATSSEEETEENPTINNDTLIGGEGDDTLIGGKGDDLLINDAGVDYFDGGEGRDTLDLSSETDNLKIDLNRNRITRNSSEIVEQFSNIEEFVSGSGNDIIIGDSNDNNLDAGAGNDLIDVTEGLEVTTGNDTILGGDGDDTLVLADTTEDYNYSQLSNIILITDNNNQVKTVNGVEQFFFDDGILTPDSFKDRANYNDLLDGNFDSLEEFLSIVRVLVNDGLYNLLPDLTVNLNQINGFNLGFQKQAENVDLAMGIGQLANEEFGIQESTSNLAEILNLDDATTLTEIFDRLTDSETGLGLEELLGIEDTPLIAETIRGVLGVVDSTGLGNSLIDGLNQSGGDTNSDGDTTQNSPFTGVGLTVDSILDNPDTVLNESEDNLTFSIGINDAKFNIGRGFSGDNSYNNYNFGYDGTVDIVALIRDLLNSTDLVNLPPEVSLAVEDFEVSYTEETGVNPSETLALSVGQISNTSEGLDLAAMFGIQSDSFMYQIIGGIVDTIDGTEIGVTDTTLDLNDLSFEMNRRYDLLSLQNENETDYSLNIGIDDNDFVWKQSPNSYEISYDGTIDTLAMLRGLVNSTNLFTIPQDFSFNVDGFYIDFSKEKTLLDRDLPSFLQDDAEKEVTETFNFGIGAIRNGESGLDLAKLFGIKDTNSFGYQLISGLVDTVDGSEVGVDDTTLNISSLDFSMDEVYTINTETPTSSKNIEFDLGIDDNNFIWSQSPDGWSVSYDGTIDLLALSRGFINGIAPNTLPEEYAFNINGFGTSYTESEFQDVLELNVGGISNTESGLDIAKMLGLTDTTSVGYQLIEGFVNTIDGNEIGVSDTEIAFNGLDLILTNDRDNPETTEIDETARSIAFNLNLDENLLTWNQNSDGWQLSYDGTTDALALVRVLANSTGLFNLPETFALNVDTFDIGFTETETEEKFNLSFGEVSNGDSGIDLAAMFGITDINSFDYRLVMAIVNTIAGTGAEITEPIINLDGADFNFAKDKETGEQSIGLNIDTGRNKFVWEQSKDNFELSYDGTIDVFALIRFAGQEINLFDVPDEFALNVNGFSVRSFQNNAEKTLEQLVIPMMD